The window aaataagttcattaaatagccattcaataagctccaagtaatacaagtacaattcaagctagggaaaagtccgggaatgaaagttaagttcaaaaccagaaaaacagtttttttgacatcattttacggtaatggcaccaaaggcactacgattatcggatgaaagtgtaagacccaccgtttcgaagctaagaaacagggctacaacattacagaaggtcactcaacccattttcgagtgcaactaggtcaaaaatgtaagatactacaccaaaaccCGTAAAAACAGTTTCACAAACCACATTCTAGTGCAAACCTCAtaaatcagcctacctaagtccaaatcccgaaattccaaagccatccgaaagctaaggaacatggctacatttcatcaaaagacctcaacaaccgattaggaagcaattccagccaaaacaaccaattacaggcgcaattcttacattcgggtaaaaccaggacagcaagggtaatttcgacttttctcattttacgctactccgattgacctgaaattttgcaagcacctctaaaatatcattccctacaacttttatgttttaagccaaggccaattcggcctctaactaggagatataaaaccgggcagaatgttcccaataaaaccctaattttctaaaacttcttccaaaccagaaattgattgcaattaatcactttttccaccttctagagtcatcatataccatttccaatcatcatagatagccacacaatcatgttcatattaaaacagaaaaatccccaaaaattataatagtccatcaattcaaccacaactcaaaatataatccataaaatgacatctcatactaccatcaataaagggaggagagtagttcttcacaactcaccttagaaacaagagagagagagcaataagtcctcttaactttccaaataactcaacacaacacctcactatcactcccttaagtggttttatggagcacaAACAAGATTGGAAGGTTAAGtgagttgattgaagcaagattgaagccaaaaacttgaagagttttctttcttttgttgctcaaggagctcagccaagatgaagagaaaatggtaaagttttggttattttttttgatttatttggtcaatggtaagacaatgaatagtggtcttacaagtccctccaaccaaatggtgacacttttcacttatttaatgcaagtctatcactttgtttcctctcacacccatccaaattgcaacctctacttatctcttaacacccgataaattacatccagtattcaaaacttaacttagttggccgaatttttccgaacttttcgcactagttggtcccacatccggtatacgcttttaatttctcaaaaactattcgatactagaaaaatcatctaaaaactatatccgctcataaaaattatctagaaaatttttctactaaagaaaatgcagaaaagaagccattaaataaataaaaccctagaaaatgaaaaaagtacGGATTCTCACATTGATCCTTTCACTTTTTTATTGAAGTATCATCCTTTCTCAATGTACTCAATATATAGCAAACTGTAGAATTATTTTTCATACTTTTGTTACAAAGTTCTACAATCAGACAAACTGGTGCCAGAGCAAACATAATTCCAAGGGTAAAACTCGGAAACACAGAAAATACAATAATCTGTTGCCACTAACTTCTATAAGCATTCATTTTCTGAAATTACAAATCATTGTTGCGTTGATGCTGATGATCAGTGTCATCTacattttcaatttcttcttcaaattcatgTTGATCCGTGCTTTCTACAACTCCAATTCCTTCCTCAGCCTCGTCTTCTGAGATGTTCTGCCCATCTTCAGGGATAACCACCTCTTCGGGGTTGGATTTGCCACCTTCAGTAAAGTTATTAGCCTCAGTGGCATTTATAACGGATTGCTTCTCCATCATCCCTGATAAAGCTAGTCTGGGCGACCACTCGAGAACATCATCAATAATGTTGTATACCCGCTTTTGATACctgcaaaaagaaaatgaatacttCAGTATAATGCGCACAAGAAATCCTCTCACACCAAGTGTTCAATGTGACTGCATAGTGATGTCAGTGTTTTCTAAAAATAGCATGGAACTATACAGGCTTTCTAAAAAAGAAGAGGTAGATTCGGCTGAATAGTCAAAGTATGCAGATAAAAAACCACTGGCTTTCTTAATTCCAATCTGAAGCACATCCACCATCGATCTTTAATAAACTGCATAACCCCATCCATGTTAAACAGGTATGGTTGCCAAACATGTCAGTTGACGACGTAATGCCACGCGCATGGTAGAAGAAAGGGCAATGTCTCAAAGCTAAACCGTTGCAGCAGTTTCCTCTCAAGCGTCGATTTCTTAGTTTCCAAGATCTCTTCATTAATTGGGGGAAGGAATGGGGTTCTTTCTTCTAAAATCAGTTATGCGTTTTGTAAAGACGAAGAAAAAAATTCTatttgggagaaaaaaaaaaggcttttcCAAAAGATGAAAAGAGCTTCCATGCTAGAAGCGGCTCCAACAGGCACATGTTGATCTTCCACTAAGGCATGAATGACCTTGTTATACGCACTGATTCTATATTCAGTCTAGAACCAATTGCAAATGACATCAAGTCTCTTTCGCATATATACGCACACACACACTACCATCAAAATGACTGTTCTCCACCAAAGAGGGAGAGGAAATTTAAGATCTCAGTTCATTCCAGTATTCCATAAGACAGTCACAGGATTTGAAACTAAGAAATCAAACCTGGCTCTGGCAGCTTCGTCAGGAGCATGGTGCTTCAATAGTAATATGACCAAAACAGAAACAACAGCAAAGAAGAGTCTTGCTGTCCATTTTGGAGGCTCTCCTTCATCTTTCTGCGGCCAAAATTGGAATAGTTCCTTTAATGTTGCTTCCTCGGCAAGGATGTTGGGGAAAAACCAAATTCGTTTTCCAAGTAATATCCATCCAGCCCCAAAAGCCAAAGCCCTcactgttaaaaaaaaaaaagaattataaaaTGCATCAATTGCCTATAACTACTTGAAACTGAAGTCAAAAGCATGTACTCCACAATAAGCAGCTGTATGCAAAGAAACCCAACAGGTTCCAGAATATAAAACATGATGAACAAAAGAATACTAACTGCCCATGACTTCCCAGGTGAAAATACTACATAAcctcaaaatctcaaatatagagAAAGTTCTACTCGTTTGAAGAGACTCAAAATGCTAGCACGGATCTGGACCAGTCACACAGATTACACTTCTTTTTTGGTCAAAGACGCATATCACGAATGGCAATgttgaaaattcaaaaatctaGATTCACTGCACTAGCAAGAAAAGACTGAAGCACAAGCTACTCttcaaacaaattaaaattCATTGTTGCTGGCTCAAATGAAGGTCCTGGATTTCTTTCATATTATCATAGGATGGACCGGGGGCTTCAAAAAAGTCTACAGTCAGAATGGAATTCTCTTTAAATCAAAGAAATAAATTGACACTCTAATAATTACTTTACCAATACTTTAAAGTATTTTAATGTTGCCGTGATGACCAGCAGCAAATAATAGTCTCTAAAAGTGAGACTTTGCAGACCAGTAAAACTGCTCATCTCTGACCTAGAAGGGAATTCATTCGAAACATGGAAACAATCTCTCTACTTCCAGGTAAGGATGCAAATAACAAACTCCTGTTGATCCatatagcaattttttttttttttttttgggaagagGGGGGGCGGTGGTGTTGGGGGATGCAGCTGTTAAATCCCATACATACTGAAGATAGAGCAAGAGAAAGCAGCCAAACAACAAACTCCTGTTCACCCATATAGCAATATTTTTTTCCTGTcgcgtgttttttttttttggtatttttttgttttgtttggggGCCGCGGGGGGGGATTGCATCTGGCAAATCCCACACACTGAAGATAGAGAGAGTAGGAAGGAAGTCTGGAGAACATCTCTCATTCAAGTGGATCCTGTACGTAGCTACGTTTACTAAAGACTACTGGTTTAATCAAATAACTTAGAGAAAAACATAGTAGAGATCCTAGCAACACTGCTGAAGAGTTTATTATTCTATATTTTCTCCTTCAAAATTACAAGCAGCAGCAGTATGCACCTGATATATCTTATTTAAGGCAGAATATTGTATAAAAGCCAAACATATCATGGCAACGAAATTTTGTGCAGAATAGGTGATAAATGGAAATAACATGCACAAGAATCTCACAAATGGTAGTCTTGGTTGTCTATCCTTTGAGGTAGAGAATGCCACAGAATTACTATTATCATGCAAGCAAAATGACacccagagagagagagaagatggGAAGGCAAACGAGAATCACAAAATCTAAACTTCTCACACAAAATTAACCGAATTAAAGATACTGCAACTGGCCAAATAGACACAACTGGCCATGTTCACAAGCCTAGAAGTTAAGGGTACTATTTGAGATTTTAAACAGTTCTAGAGCCAAGACTTTATAACAATAGTATAACGGAATCCAAGTTTTGCAGCccttttaaaaaagaaagaagacgaGGTAGAAGAAAAAAGTCTTTGCTACTAGGATCTTAGAAAACTTTTAAAGAGTCTTTGGTTTTCTATCATGTCCATATATTGACTAAAAACCATGTGCTGTATTCCAGGTCAAATTTTACCTATGCTTCTCAAACAGTGAACTATAATTCAGCCCAGAACTAACTACTGGCCTAATTCTAACCAAAATCAAAAGCCAAATATAGCCATATAGATACCTCTTCAAAACAGAACCTGGATGAAAAGTTAGTATGTAAACAGGGTGCTACTCAATGAGATCAACTGATGACAAAGTCGACTGGTTAAACGTCTTCAAATGtcagaaaaatttaaattatctagTAGAATAAGAGAAAATATGACAGTATGTGCATGCTACAATAAAACAAGCTGTACTAAAATGAATAGTAAGCTGAGCCATTTTATTAAGAATGTGCGAAAAGAAGTAATTTGTGATGCAAGCCCAGCCTCTCTGTCCTggttatatgtgtatatgtatgtatttatacatatacatatgtatGAATGTatctatatgtgtgtgtgtgtatgtatgtatgtatgcacTTCCCTTTACCCAAAGGATTAAAGAAATTCTTTGAGATTACAGCTTTAAAAATGATCACACAATTCCAAAAACCTTGCACAGTATTGAACTAGAGGTCCAATTTGTGGTCAATTTGGAATTATCCCCAGCCAAACAAATCCAAACTGGCACAAATAGAAATGCAAGAACATCagctcaaacaaaataaaaaaacaatgaATGGAGCCGAACTGTGTTGAACCAAAGGTGAGAAACAGAGAAGGTCGAATCAATACAGCACAAGAAGCTCCAGAAAACTTACAGAGGAGGAGGCAAAGAATGAGGAGGAGGACACTAGCACAGGAGTAGAGAATAAGCAGCTTGCATCGATGGGGGTAGACAGGAAACAA is drawn from Coffea arabica cultivar ET-39 chromosome 1c, Coffea Arabica ET-39 HiFi, whole genome shotgun sequence and contains these coding sequences:
- the LOC113708678 gene encoding uncharacterized protein, with amino-acid sequence MKKGSGGAVADKKKARHASTSDTPPRKQAAKRDVFQLFAEKVRDHKDLESRWAVLQETRVEYFRGKDFLSFLRNHPELKNILESDRNLEVEDIANVLLRKNLLVRCDRVVKTVRPGKKKLSTWPAHLEIFPDQVFSDNDAFFAWTFVRRHPLWQTLLSFSWPVLTLAICLFPVYPHRCKLLILYSCASVLLLILCLLLLRALAFGAGWILLGKRIWFFPNILAEEATLKELFQFWPQKDEGEPPKWTARLFFAVVSVLVILLLKHHAPDEAARARYQKRVYNIIDDVLEWSPRLALSGMMEKQSVINATEANNFTEGGKSNPEEVVIPEDGQNISEDEAEEGIGVVESTDQHEFEEEIENVDDTDHQHQRNNDL